In Sorghum bicolor cultivar BTx623 chromosome 8, Sorghum_bicolor_NCBIv3, whole genome shotgun sequence, one genomic interval encodes:
- the LOC8084795 gene encoding probable protein phosphatase 2C 77 encodes MLHGVRFLRSTVAALARLAHALTIRSCLLRLMPLCSPTSTSAIVPAPWQQQPASARAAAAPCGGKKVMHPAGALMALDDPKDQLTPPPLSSSSVVVLVPALKQQQQAGERAAETKTAARGRRPPRLAIPAPVACAPGVDPFGAVADVDAEVATELEVQGEGFCLASRRGVRHAMEDGYGVITDHTVQGASQLAFYGVYDGHGGRAAVDFVADKLGKNVVAALAASTTASHHQPELSPSPSPAPPPSKTSGAVVEDEAGQEEEQFDAVVAAIRAAYLTTDREFLTQGVRGGACAATALVKDGELFVANVGDCRAVLGSRSGVATALTSDHTAAREDERRRIESSGGYVSCGSSGVWRVQDCLAVSRAFGDASMKAWVTCEPEVSRRRLTPDCRFLVVASDGLWNKVSCQEAVDVVVSATAAAAAAAGTAASSVGSCKELVALARNRGSRDDITVMLVDLQQFISQ; translated from the exons ATGCTCCACGGCGTCAGGTTCCTGCGCTCCACCGTCGCCGCCTTGGCCCGCCTCGCGCACGCGCTCACCATCCGCAGCTGCCTCCTCCGCCTCATGCCCCTCTGCTCCCCGACGTCGACCTCGGCGATCGTCCCCGCGCCATGGCAGCAGCAGCCGGCGTCggcgagggcggcggcggcgccctgcGGCGGCAAGAAGGTGATGCACCCGGCGGGGGCGCTGATGGCCCTCGATGACCCCAAGGACCAGCTGACGCCGCCGcccctgtcgtcgtcgtcggtcgtCGTCCTTGTTCCGGCGctcaagcagcagcagcaggcgggcgAGAGAGCTGCGGAGACGAAGACGGCGGCGAGGGGAAGGAGGCCGCCCAGGCTGGCCATACCGGCGCCCGTGGCCTGTGCTCCCGGGGTCGACCCGTTCGGCGCGGTGGCGGACGTCGATGCAGAGGTGGCCACCGAGCTGGAAGTGCAGGGCGAAGGGTTCTGCTTGGCCAGCAGGAGAGGGGTCAGGCACGCCATGGAGGATGGCTATGGGGTCATCACTGATCACACCGTTCAAGGAGCCTCCCAATTG GCGTTCTACGGTGTGTACGACGGGCACGGTGGCCGGGCGGCCGTGGATTTCGTTGCGGACAAGCTGGGCAAGAACGTCGTCGCCGCGCTCGCCGCCTCAACCACGGCGAGCCACCACCAGCCGGAGctatcgccgtcgccgtcgccggcgccaCCGCCGTCCAAGACGAGTGGTGCTGTTGTAGAAGATGAGGCAGGGCAGGAGGAGGAGCAGTTTGACGCGGTCGTGGCGGCGATCAGAGCGGCCTACCTGACGACGGACCGGGAGTTCTTGACCCAG GGTGTTCGCGGTGGCGCATGCGCGGCGACGGCTCTGGTAAAGGACGGCGAGCTCTTCGTCGCCAACGTGGGCGACTGCCGCGCCGTCCTCGGCAGCCGCAGCGGCGTCGCGACCGCGCTGACGAGCGACCACACCGCCGCCCGCGAAGACGAGAGGCGCCGCATCGAGAGCTCG GGAGGGTACGTGAGCTGCGGCAGCAGCGGCGTGTGGCGCGTGCAGGACTGCCTGGCGGTGTCGCGCGCGTTCGGCGACGCGTCCATGAAGGCCTGGGTCACCTGCGAGCCCGAGGTGTCGCGGCGCCGCCTCACCCCGGACTGCCGCTTCCTCGTCGTCGCGTCCGACGGCCTCTGGAACAAGGTGTCCTGCCAGGAGGCCGTCGACGTCGTCGTCTCCgccaccgccgcggcggcggcggcggcaggaacTGCTGCATCCTCCGTGGGATCGTGCAAGGAGCTGGTCGCCTTGGCCAGGAACAGAGGGAGCCGGGACGACATCACCGTCATGCTCGTCGATCTGCAGCAATTCATTTCACAGTGA